The region TTCCAAAGGTACACATGAGCGTTATATTACAGCACGCTCCCATGTGCAGGAATTTATCCAGCATAAGTATAATATGGCTGACTTGGAGTTCAGTGCCCTTAATTATGAATTTGTCAAGGATTATGATCTGTACCTTAAAACCGAAAGACATTGTTCAAATAATACCTCACTAAAATATATCAGCAATTTTAAAAAGATTGTTTTGAGGGCTGTGGCAAAAGAGATCATTCCCAAAGATCCTTTCAAACTGTTTGTCAGCAAGAAAACCAAGGTTAAAAAGAAGCCACTGACAAAAGCGGAGCTGAAACGGGTCGAAGAAAAAGAGTTCAGATCAGAAAGACTAAGTGTCGTTCGGGATATTTTCATATTTCAGTGCTACACGGGATTGTCTTACATTGATGCCTTTCAGTTAAAATGGGAAAATATTAAAGAAGCAGACGATGGAAGCATGTGGATTATGTCAAGCAGGCAAAAATCAAAATCAGATACCGATATTCCTCTTCTTCCAAAGGCATTGGAGATTATGGCTCGATATAAGAATGATCCCCAATGTCTAAAAAGAGGAACTGTACTTCCCGGGCGTTCAAATCAAAAAATGAATGAGTATCTAAAAGAAATTGCTGTATTATGTGACATTCAGGAAACGCTCAATACGCATAAAGCGAGACGAACATTTGCCAGTACGATCACACTAAACAATGGAGTATCCATCCATGTAGTCAAGGAAATGCTGGGACATTACTCAATTAAGCAGACGGAAGAGTATGCCATGACCGAACAGGCGTCCATAGCCCGTGAAATGAAGCAGCTTGAAACCAAGCTGAGAAGTACAGGTAATTTTAACCATGATCTGGTGAAATTGCTTGAACGGCTCGAAAAAGAATTCCAAGACCTAAAGGCTTCCCGGAACAATCACCCGGATATTTCTTTAGCTGATAGATATGATGCTTTTGAAAATATGCTCAATAGGGCAAAAGCAATTATTTAACGCAAAAAATAAAGCTCAATATATTAAATATTGAGCCTTATTTATGAATCATTTTTTTTTTTGCTTGCGAAGGATCTCTACAGTACTGCGATAATCCGGATGATAAGATGGCGTGTACTTTATATAGCCTAGCTTTTGAAGCTGATTAAAGTACTTATGATAGCTTGTTATTGTACCTATGTGTGAGTAGGTCATGAGCTTACTCCTGCTCACTCTTATGATCCATTTTTCTTTTTGTTTGCAAGCAAGTCTTGCTATAGCAATGAGCAACGCAATATGCCATACATTCAGTTGTGGATCATTGTCAATTTCATCAAGGAAATCAAACCATTGTTGCGGGTTATTAGTCTTCATCGTCAAATAAGTGTTGAAGATCCTCTTTATTGTAATAATAAGAACCTAATAGCTTCTTGAATCGAATTTTTCCCGTGATCCTAAGATTCTGTAGAGTAGAGGCGGAAATATTTAGCTTATTGCGAATGGCTTTACTTCGCATCCAGCCAAATTCTTCGGATTCTTTACTGTTGTCTATTCTACTATCAAGAAGACTACCAATGTCAGAAATGATTTGATCTCTCAATATGTTGAGATCATTTTTTGTTATTGTATCCATATTTAGAAATTTTGAATTTGTACAAAATTTCTACTTTATGAAATAATTTCAGTTAAATTGGAATTTAAAGGTATTGTTTTTCCTTTATTTGCCGAATTGAATTTAATTCAGGGT is a window of Candidatus Chryseobacterium colombiense DNA encoding:
- a CDS encoding site-specific integrase, with product MLVEQSYGLTYFLKSSKNEKIRHIYLRITVDGIPKETSTKRKWYPNRWDQKEGKAIGTKEDARTINLFLESLTTKINRHRTELMNNDIPITSIDLINFVNGRYRTRNKVLEEFQEHNDEMAKLVITGEYSKGTHERYITARSHVQEFIQHKYNMADLEFSALNYEFVKDYDLYLKTERHCSNNTSLKYISNFKKIVLRAVAKEIIPKDPFKLFVSKKTKVKKKPLTKAELKRVEEKEFRSERLSVVRDIFIFQCYTGLSYIDAFQLKWENIKEADDGSMWIMSSRQKSKSDTDIPLLPKALEIMARYKNDPQCLKRGTVLPGRSNQKMNEYLKEIAVLCDIQETLNTHKARRTFASTITLNNGVSIHVVKEMLGHYSIKQTEEYAMTEQASIAREMKQLETKLRSTGNFNHDLVKLLERLEKEFQDLKASRNNHPDISLADRYDAFENMLNRAKAII
- a CDS encoding helix-turn-helix domain-containing protein, whose product is MDTITKNDLNILRDQIISDIGSLLDSRIDNSKESEEFGWMRSKAIRNKLNISASTLQNLRITGKIRFKKLLGSYYYNKEDLQHLFDDED